One stretch of Fictibacillus sp. b24 DNA includes these proteins:
- a CDS encoding YtpI family protein: MPIFIILIILSFSLYVFYKVSEVRAKEPFLKRWTGTKAKMALGAFLASFGLNELTAVEGRVQLWVALIFLAYGIVLLIMNYKMYKHFLTLAREEAQKN, from the coding sequence ATGCCGATCTTTATTATTCTTATTATACTTTCTTTTAGTTTGTATGTGTTTTATAAAGTTTCAGAAGTACGTGCAAAAGAACCTTTCTTAAAGCGCTGGACAGGAACAAAAGCAAAAATGGCACTTGGGGCGTTCTTAGCATCATTCGGTTTAAACGAGCTGACTGCTGTAGAAGGCCGCGTGCAGCTTTGGGTCGCACTAATCTTCTTAGCATATGGAATCGTACTATTAATCATGAACTATAAAATGTACAAGCATTTTCTTACACTTGCACGAGAAGAAGCACAGAAAAACTAA
- a CDS encoding YtrH family sporulation protein, producing the protein MVRDFFSNIILDFAIAFGVLLGGALIGGLAAFLVGKAPIYEMMELAKRLKIWAIVAAIGGTFDTITNFERSFENGATIEIFKQLTYIFVAIAGANTAMQLIQWLSQENIN; encoded by the coding sequence ATGGTAAGAGATTTTTTTTCAAACATAATCTTAGACTTTGCCATTGCTTTTGGCGTTTTATTAGGCGGTGCATTAATTGGTGGCCTTGCAGCATTTCTGGTTGGTAAAGCTCCTATATACGAAATGATGGAGCTGGCAAAGAGACTTAAAATATGGGCCATCGTCGCGGCTATTGGAGGAACGTTTGATACGATCACAAACTTTGAGCGCAGTTTTGAAAATGGCGCCACTATAGAGATCTTTAAGCAATTAACCTATATATTTGTAGCGATTGCAGGAGCCAATACGGCTATGCAGTTAATTCAATGGCTTAGCCAGGAGAACATCAACTGA
- a CDS encoding DHH family phosphoesterase — MKEEILQKIEQYEKIIIHRHVRPDPDALGSQGGLASIIKASYPHKEVYSVGEEEEGLAFLNRMDGIEDDVYQGALVIICDTANSPRISDNRYSLGDLVIKIDHHPNEDPYGDLIWVDTEASSTSEMIMDLYLSGHEQGLKLDKSAARLLYAGIIGDTGRFLFANTTQKTHRYTAALLETGFSPSEIHENLYKISEKLVRLNGHVLQNFSIVDDCVGYIHLTKDTLNEFNINASEASLLVNSFSHVEGLLAWVFFVDEPDQIRVRLRSKGPVVNKIAAKFNGGGHPRASGATVYTKDETLSVLSELRNLCKEYKAK; from the coding sequence ATGAAAGAAGAAATCTTACAGAAAATTGAACAGTATGAAAAAATCATCATTCATCGTCATGTTAGACCAGACCCAGATGCGCTCGGATCGCAAGGTGGACTTGCTTCTATTATTAAGGCGAGTTATCCCCATAAGGAAGTTTATTCAGTTGGAGAAGAAGAAGAAGGATTGGCGTTTCTGAACAGAATGGACGGTATTGAAGATGATGTATACCAAGGTGCTTTAGTTATTATTTGCGATACAGCCAATTCTCCGAGAATAAGTGATAACCGTTACTCGTTAGGCGATCTTGTAATTAAGATCGATCACCATCCGAATGAGGATCCTTACGGAGATTTAATCTGGGTAGATACAGAAGCAAGTTCTACTTCTGAGATGATTATGGATCTATACCTTTCAGGACATGAGCAGGGACTGAAATTAGATAAAAGCGCAGCAAGACTTTTATATGCAGGTATTATTGGCGATACCGGACGATTTTTGTTTGCGAACACGACTCAGAAAACCCACCGCTATACAGCAGCTTTGTTAGAGACTGGATTTTCTCCATCAGAAATACATGAGAATTTATATAAGATTTCTGAGAAACTCGTAAGATTAAACGGACATGTTTTGCAGAACTTTTCAATAGTAGATGATTGTGTAGGGTATATCCATTTAACGAAAGATACATTAAATGAGTTCAACATAAATGCCAGTGAAGCGTCACTGTTAGTAAACTCTTTTTCTCATGTTGAAGGGTTGCTTGCTTGGGTATTTTTTGTGGATGAGCCTGACCAGATTAGAGTAAGGTTGCGCTCTAAAGGGCCGGTGGTAAATAAGATTGCAGCTAAATTTAACGGTGGAGGTCATCCGAGGGCATCTGGTGCAACGGTGTATACAAAGGATGAAACTCTGTCTGTGCTTTCGGAACTCAGAAACCTTTGTAAAGAATACAAAGCAAAATAA
- the ytrI gene encoding sporulation membrane protein YtrI, whose protein sequence is MRIPPLYQRKGYQRFFAGMAIGFIIGWAFFLIQGGLAHERLIHKLEDQKLELDDYKKKNEILTSDDKRANEELAKKFKLHEINVRFSNSDSQKLSNLTRMHLIKAVEDDLEHLIGEDTETIAKSNTLLFQAIENKPYRLDDDEQAYRVKIDHLYLYTGVLRIYISAKINE, encoded by the coding sequence ATGAGGATTCCTCCGCTGTATCAACGAAAAGGCTACCAGCGTTTTTTTGCTGGAATGGCGATAGGATTTATTATCGGCTGGGCATTTTTTTTAATACAAGGCGGCTTGGCTCATGAAAGGCTTATTCATAAATTAGAAGATCAGAAATTGGAGTTAGATGATTATAAGAAAAAAAACGAGATTCTAACTTCTGATGACAAAAGAGCAAATGAAGAACTTGCAAAGAAATTTAAACTTCATGAGATCAATGTAAGGTTTTCAAATTCAGACTCTCAAAAATTATCAAACCTGACAAGAATGCATTTAATAAAAGCAGTTGAAGACGATTTAGAGCATCTTATAGGAGAAGATACAGAAACGATTGCTAAGAGTAATACACTGCTTTTCCAAGCGATAGAAAATAAACCCTATCGCCTCGATGATGATGAACAAGCTTACCGAGTTAAGATTGACCACCTATATCTGTATACAGGAGTGCTTCGAATCTATATTTCTGCAAAGATAAATGAATGA
- a CDS encoding DRTGG domain-containing protein — protein MLTKHEQILQHILDLDVGSKISVRQIAKDLTVSEGTAYRAIKEAENQGIVSTIERVGTIRIERQAKSNIEKLTFAEVVNIVEGQVLGGRAGLHKTLHKFVIGAMKLEAMMRYVDAGSLLIVGNRVNAHELGLKAGSAILVTGGFDTEEEVKRLADELELPVISTSYDTFTVATMINKAIHDRLIKKDIVLASDILIPIDETHYLFQHDKVSKWHELNQETMHSRYPVVDQANRVTGVVTSKDIIGVPVSMQVEKVMTRAPLTVTEKTSVAACAHMMIWEGIELLPVIGSSHKLIGILTRQDVLKAMQMMQKQPQVGATFDDLITTELKEQKVDHEVTFTCRITPQMTNHLGTVSYGVLMTLVTETARKALRRIKKGDLVVENVTFYYIKPVQIDSDIELIPRVLEVSRKFGKVDVEIHHEGKIVGKAMMMAQLLDHRS, from the coding sequence ATGCTAACCAAGCATGAACAAATATTGCAGCATATTTTGGACCTTGATGTCGGATCAAAAATCTCCGTTCGGCAAATTGCAAAAGATTTAACGGTCAGTGAAGGTACAGCTTATCGAGCGATTAAAGAAGCTGAAAACCAGGGAATCGTAAGTACGATTGAACGTGTTGGTACGATACGTATTGAAAGACAAGCAAAAAGCAATATTGAAAAGCTAACGTTCGCCGAAGTCGTAAATATTGTTGAAGGACAAGTACTTGGCGGGCGCGCAGGGCTTCACAAAACGCTTCATAAGTTTGTTATCGGTGCTATGAAACTAGAAGCGATGATGCGCTATGTAGATGCTGGAAGTCTTTTAATTGTTGGTAACCGTGTGAACGCGCATGAATTAGGACTTAAAGCCGGAAGTGCGATTTTAGTAACAGGGGGCTTCGATACGGAAGAAGAAGTGAAGAGGCTTGCAGATGAACTTGAACTTCCTGTGATTTCAACAAGTTACGATACATTTACTGTAGCAACGATGATCAATAAGGCGATACATGACCGCTTAATCAAAAAGGATATCGTATTAGCCTCTGATATATTAATACCAATCGATGAAACCCATTACCTCTTTCAGCATGATAAAGTTTCGAAGTGGCATGAATTAAACCAAGAGACGATGCACAGCCGTTATCCTGTTGTGGATCAAGCGAATCGTGTAACGGGTGTTGTAACTTCTAAAGACATTATCGGAGTTCCTGTATCCATGCAAGTAGAAAAGGTTATGACTCGTGCTCCTTTAACGGTTACAGAAAAAACATCTGTAGCAGCATGTGCCCACATGATGATTTGGGAAGGAATTGAACTGCTGCCGGTTATCGGTTCTTCTCATAAACTCATTGGAATTTTAACAAGGCAAGATGTTTTGAAAGCGATGCAGATGATGCAGAAGCAGCCGCAAGTTGGAGCCACTTTCGATGACCTGATCACTACAGAGTTAAAAGAACAAAAGGTGGATCATGAAGTTACGTTTACTTGCAGGATCACACCTCAGATGACCAATCACCTCGGCACAGTTTCTTATGGTGTACTGATGACTTTAGTAACCGAGACAGCTCGTAAAGCGTTGAGAAGAATTAAAAAAGGTGACCTTGTTGTTGAGAACGTAACATTCTACTATATCAAGCCTGTTCAGATCGATAGTGACATTGAATTGATACCAAGAGTTCTGGAAGTGAGCCGGAAATTTGGAAAAGTAGATGTAGAAATTCATCATGAAGGAAAGATTGTTGGAAAAGCGATGATGATGGCTCAGCTTCTCGATCACCGGTCATAA